From the Gasterosteus aculeatus chromosome 13, fGasAcu3.hap1.1, whole genome shotgun sequence genome, one window contains:
- the gak gene encoding cyclin-G-associated kinase isoform X2: protein MSLFQSALDFLAGPGSLGAASRDQNDFVGQVVELGDMKLRIKRVIAEGGFAFVYEAQDMSSGKDYALKRLLSNEEEKNKEIIQEVCFMKKLSGHPNMVQFCSAASISKEESDTGQAEFLILTELCKGQLVDFIKRVEQRALLSCDTVLKIFYQSCRAVQHMHKQKPPIIHRDLKIENLLISNQGTIKLCDFGSSTTVSHYPDYSWSAQKRSMVEDEITRNTTPAYRTPEMIDLYSNFPINDKQDIWALGCILYLLCFKQHPFEDGAKLQIVNGKYSIPQNDVKYTVYHNLIRSMLKVNPEERLSITELVNQLQEIAAARNVNPKSPITELLEQNGGFGNNGAQPPTQIHNAQNNSGTYDPDQAGSGILDILRGGTERFLTNIKDTSSKVIQSVASYAKGDLDISYITSRIAVMSFPAEGVESAIKNNIEDVRLFLDSRHAGHYAVYNLSKRSYRPSRFHNRVSECNWQVRRAPNLRSLYSVCKNMHLWLKQDQRNICIVHCLDGRAASAVAVCSFLCFCRLFTTAEAAVYMFSMKRCPPGIAPSHKRYIEYMCDMMAEEPIVPHSKPIMVRSIAMTPLPLFNKQRSGCRPFCEVYVGDERVLTTSQEYDKMRDFKMEDGRAEIPLNVTVQGDVLVVIYHARSTLGGRLQAKMASMKMFQIQFHTGFVPRNATTVKFAKYDLDACDIQEKYPDLFQVTLDIEVEPRDRPSTKTPPWEGFQNKGLNPKILFSSRDEQQEVLSKFGKPELPRQPAFYDSESPQPAQTPEGSNATEPESPGSTDGNANNFFQTLDWEDVSGLQDSADSQGGGSMNDPEDLSDQSEGESYSYSAPGGEPLSRDPSEPLFDADFQSTPPAAQESPIGDTADLLGLNSDPSVSSTSSSSAAHPGVQAGIKAASSNSDLLNDLFAPPAGQTAAAQEDLFYGGPPGGATPDSKPAGDLFDPFGMGSGSGAGVTVGSSRQASGPDLFGDLLGSDRSAPSNPAPASNASLFNLNKPVNDAPKMTSSASQPDLLGGWDSWAASTTASMSASASKPSYTSTASGGASMSKAKSQTFDPFADLGNLGSNLPASSNGNFSEPKAKAPSSSTKAQAQPWQAGRPASAQKKPWLPGSGPGTAPKASSASQAAGPQHTKPNYNLNFSSVIGGREDRGVRGPSFGAKPKVKEDDFEDLLSTQGFASRPDRKGPRTIAEMRRQEITKDIDPLKLQILDWIEGKERNIRALLSTLNTVLWEGETRWRPVGMADLVTPDQVKKYYRKAVLIVHPDKATGQPYEHYAKMIFMELNDAWSEFENQGSKALF from the exons ATGTCCCTGTTCCAGTCGGCACTGGATTTCCTAGCCGGGCCCGGCTCGCTGGGGGCGGCCAGCCGGGACCAGAACGACTTCGTCGGACAGGTCGTGGAGCTCGGCGACATGAAGCTGAGGATCAAGAGGGTGATCGCGGAAG gtggttttgcttttgtttatgaAGCCCAGGACATGAGCAGCGGTAAAGACTATGCCCTCAAG AGGCTGCTGTCCAACGAGGAAGAGAAGAACAAGGAAATCATACAGGAAGTCTGCTTCATG AAAAAGCTGTCCGGTCACCCCAACATGGTCCAGTTCTGCTCGGCTGCCTCCATCAGTAAGGAGGAGTCTGACACCGGGCAGGCCGAGTTCTTGATCCTCACCGAGTTGTGCAAAG GTCAGCTGGTGGACTTCATCAAGCGGGTGGAGCAGAGGGCTCTTCTGTCATGTGACACCGTGCTGAAAATCTTCTACCAGTCGTGTCGCGCCGTGCAGCACATGCACAAGCAGAAGCCCCCGATCATACACCGCGACCTCAAG ATTGAGAACCTCTTGATTAGTAACCAGGGCACCATCAAGCTGTGTGACTTTGGCAGCTCCACCACCGTGTCGCATTACCCCGACTACAGCTGGTCGGCACAGAAGAGGTCCATGGTGGAGGatgag ATCACAAGGAACACCACTCCGGCGTACCGAACGCCAGAGATGATTGATCTCTACTCCAACTTCCCCATCAATGACAAACAGGACATCTGG GCGCTGGGGTGCATCCTCTACCTGCTGTGTTTCAAGCAGCACCCGTTCGAGGACGGGGCCAAGCTGCAAATCGTCAATGGAAAATACTCCATCCCTCAGAACGACGTCAAGTACACCGTGTACCACAACCTCATCC gTTCCATGTTGAAAGTGAACCCAGAGGAGCGTCTGTCCATTACAGAGTTGGTCAACCAGCTCCAGGAGATAGCAGCCGCACGCAACGTCAACCCCAAGTCCCCCATTACCGAG ctgctggagcagaaCGGAGGTTTCGGCAACAACGGAGCCCAGCCGCCCACGCAGATCCACAACGCGCAGAACAACTCAG GCACATACGACCCCGATCAGGCCGGCAGCGGGATCTTGGACATCTTAAGGGGAGGAACGGAGCGCTTCCTGACCAACATAAAGGACACTTCCTCTAAAGTCATCCAGTCAGTGGCCAG CTACGCCAAAGGGGACCTAGATATTTCGTACATCACCTCCAGAATAGCAG tcATGTCCTTTCCAGCAGAGGGGGTGGAGTCCGCGATCAAGAACAACATTGAGGACGTCCGTCTGTTCCTGGACTCGCGTCACGCCGGCCACTACGCCGTCTACAACCTCTCCAAGCGCTCCTACAGGCCGTCTCGATTCCACAACAGG gtttcaGAGTGCAACTGGCAAGTGCGCCGCGCCCCCAACCTCCGCAGCCTTTACAGTGTGTGTAAGAACATGCATTTGTGGCTCAAGCAAGACCAGCGGAACATCTGTATAGTACACTGTCTG GACGGCAGGGCGGCGTCGGCGGTGGCCGTTTGCTCCTTCCTGTGTTTCTGTCGCCTCTTCACCACAGCCGAGGCCGCCGTCTACATGTTCTCCATGAAGCGCTGCCCGCCGGGCATAGCGCCCTCACACAAGAG GTACATAGAGTACATGTGCGACATGATGGCAGAGGAGCCAATCGTCCCCCACAGCAAACCCATCATGGTTCGCTCCATCGCCATGACGCCCTTGCCGCTGTTCAACAAGCAGCGCAGCGGCTGCCGGCCGTTCTGCGAGGTTTACGTCGGGGACGAGAGAGTCCTCACCACGTCGCAGGAGTACGACAAGATGAG ggATTTCAAGATGGAGGACGGAAGAGCAGAGATTCCCCTCAATGTGACGGTCCAAGGAGATGTGCTGGTGGTGATCTACCATGCAAGATCTACACTGGGTGGACGCCTACAGGCCAAG ATGGCGTCAATGAAGATGTTTCAGATCCAGTTCCACACAGGTTTCGTCCCCCGAAACGCCACCACCGTCAAGTTTGCCAA GTACGACCTGGATGCCTGTGACATCCAGGAGAAGTACCCGGACCTGTTCCAGGTCACCTTGGACATCGAGGTGGAACCCAGAGACAGACCGAGCACCAAGACTCCTCCTTGGGAGGGCTTCCAAAACAAGGGCCTCAACCCCAAAATCCTCTTCTCGTCTCGCgatgagcagcaggaggtccTCAGCAAATTTG GTAAGCCAGAGTTGCCTCGTCAGCCAGCGTTTTATGACTCCGAGTCCCCCCAGCCGGCTCAGACCCCGGAGGGCTCCAATGCAACAGAACCAGAATCTCCTGGCAGCACCGATGGCAACGCCAACAACTTCTTCCAGACACTGGATTGGGAAG ATGTGAGTGGCCTTCAGGATTCCGCGGACAGTCAAGGAGGGGGATCGATGAATGACCCGGAGGACCTAAGTGACCAGTCAGAGGGAGAGTCCTACTCTTACTCCGCCCCCGGTGGGGAGCCGCTGTCACGTGACCCCAGCGAACCGCTGTTTGATGCTGACTTCCAG AGCACTCCACCTGCAGCCCAGGAGTCTCCTATCGGGGACACAGCTGACCTACTGGGGTTGAACTCTGACCCGTCGGTGTCgtcgacctcctcctcctctgcagctcatccaggaGTCCAGGCAGGAATCAAAGCTGCATCCAGCAACAGCGACCTCCTCAACGACCTGTTTgccccccctgctggtcagacgGCAGCAGCGCAGGAGGACTTGTTCTACGGTGGGCCGCCGGGCGGGGCCACACCGGACTCCAAAC CCGCCGGCGACCTGTTTGACCCGTTTGGGATGGGGTCTGGCTCCGGTGCGGGCGTCACTGTGGGTTCCTCTCGACAGGCCTCCGGACCGGATCTGTTTGGAGACCTGTTGGGTTCTGACCGCTCTGCCCCCAGTAACCCTGCCCCTGCTTCCAACGCGAGTCTCTTCAACCTCA ATAAACCAGTGAACGATGCTCCTAAGATGACCTCATCAGCCAGCCAGCCGGACCTGCTGGGCGGGTGGGACAGCTGGGCAGCGAGCACCACCGCCAGCATGAGCGCCTCCGCCAGCAAACCCAGCTACACCAGCACAG CTTCGGGTGGTGCATCTATGTCCAAGGCCAAGTCTCAGACCTTTGACCCCTTTGCTGACCTGGGAAACCTGGGTTCCAACTTACCAG cttcCTCCAACGGGAATTTTTCGGAGCCAAAGGCCAAagctccgtcctcctccactaAAGCTCAAGCACAGCCCTGGCAGGCCGGAAGACCCGCCTCCGCCCAGAAAAAACCTTGGCTGCCCGGATCAGGACCCGGGACAGCGCCTAAAGCATCCTCTGCCTCTCAGGCTGCAGGTCCGCAGCACACGAAACCCAACTACAACCTCAACTTCTCCAGTGTCATCGGCGGGAGAGAGGACCGAGGGGTTCGGGGGCCTAGTTTCG GCGCCAAGCCGAAGGTAAAGGAGGATGATTTTGAGGACCTGCTGTCCACTCAGGGTTTTGCCTCCCGGCCGGATAGGAAGGGACCAAGAACCATCGCCGAAATGAGGAGACAGGAGATCACGAAGGACATCGATCCACTTAAATTGCAG ATCTTGGACTGGATTGAGGGGAAGGAGCGAAACATCCGAGCGCTGCTGTCCACTCTAAACACTGTGCTGTGGGAGGGGGAGACCCGCTGGAGGCCCGTGGGCATGGCCGACTTGGTGACTCCCGACCAGGTGAAGAAGTACTACAGGAAGGCCGTGCTGATAGTCCACCCGGATAAG GCGACGGGCCAACCTTACGAACATTACGCTAAGATGATCTTCATGGAATTGAACGACGCCTGGTCAGAGTTCGAGAACCAGGGTTCCAAAGCACTCTTCTAA
- the gak gene encoding cyclin-G-associated kinase isoform X3 codes for MSLFQSALDFLAGPGSLGAASRDQNDFVGQVVELGDMKLRIKRVIAEGGFAFVYEAQDMSSGKDYALKRLLSNEEEKNKEIIQEVCFMKKLSGHPNMVQFCSAASISKEESDTGQAEFLILTELCKGQLVDFIKRVEQRALLSCDTVLKIFYQSCRAVQHMHKQKPPIIHRDLKIENLLISNQGTIKLCDFGSSTTVSHYPDYSWSAQKRSMVEDEITRNTTPAYRTPEMIDLYSNFPINDKQDIWALGCILYLLCFKQHPFEDGAKLQIVNGKYSIPQNDVKYTVYHNLIRSMLKVNPEERLSITELVNQLQEIAAARNVNPKSPITELLEQNGGFGNNGAQPPTQIHNAQNNSGTYDPDQAGSGILDILRGGTERFLTNIKDTSSKVIQSVASNPSYAKGDLDISYITSRIAVMSFPAEGVESAIKNNIEDVRLFLDSRHAGHYAVYNLSKRSYRPSRFHNRVSECNWQVRRAPNLRSLYSVCKNMHLWLKQDQRNICIVHCLDGRAASAVAVCSFLCFCRLFTTAEAAVYMFSMKRCPPGIAPSHKRYIEYMCDMMAEEPIVPHSKPIMVRSIAMTPLPLFNKQRSGCRPFCEVYVGDERVLTTSQEYDKMRDFKMEDGRAEIPLNVTVQGDVLVVIYHARSTLGGRLQAKMASMKMFQIQFHTGFVPRNATTVKFAKYDLDACDIQEKYPDLFQVTLDIEVEPRDRPSTKTPPWEGFQNKGLNPKILFSSRDEQQEVLSKFGKPELPRQPAFYDSESPQPAQTPEGSNATEPESPGSTDGNANNFFQTLDWEDVSGLQDSADSQGGGSMNDPEDLSDQSEGESYSYSAPGGEPLSRDPSEPLFDADFQSTPPAAQESPIGDTADLLGLNSDPSVSSTSSSSAAHPGVQAGIKAASSNSDLLNDLFAPPAGQTAAAQEDLFYAAGDLFDPFGMGSGSGAGVTVGSSRQASGPDLFGDLLGSDRSAPSNPAPASNASLFNLNKPVNDAPKMTSSASQPDLLGGWDSWAASTTASMSASASKPSYTSTASGGASMSKAKSQTFDPFADLGNLGSNLPASSNGNFSEPKAKAPSSSTKAQAQPWQAGRPASAQKKPWLPGSGPGTAPKASSASQAAGPQHTKPNYNLNFSSVIGGREDRGVRGPSFGAKPKVKEDDFEDLLSTQGFASRPDRKGPRTIAEMRRQEITKDIDPLKLQILDWIEGKERNIRALLSTLNTVLWEGETRWRPVGMADLVTPDQVKKYYRKAVLIVHPDKATGQPYEHYAKMIFMELNDAWSEFENQGSKALF; via the exons ATGTCCCTGTTCCAGTCGGCACTGGATTTCCTAGCCGGGCCCGGCTCGCTGGGGGCGGCCAGCCGGGACCAGAACGACTTCGTCGGACAGGTCGTGGAGCTCGGCGACATGAAGCTGAGGATCAAGAGGGTGATCGCGGAAG gtggttttgcttttgtttatgaAGCCCAGGACATGAGCAGCGGTAAAGACTATGCCCTCAAG AGGCTGCTGTCCAACGAGGAAGAGAAGAACAAGGAAATCATACAGGAAGTCTGCTTCATG AAAAAGCTGTCCGGTCACCCCAACATGGTCCAGTTCTGCTCGGCTGCCTCCATCAGTAAGGAGGAGTCTGACACCGGGCAGGCCGAGTTCTTGATCCTCACCGAGTTGTGCAAAG GTCAGCTGGTGGACTTCATCAAGCGGGTGGAGCAGAGGGCTCTTCTGTCATGTGACACCGTGCTGAAAATCTTCTACCAGTCGTGTCGCGCCGTGCAGCACATGCACAAGCAGAAGCCCCCGATCATACACCGCGACCTCAAG ATTGAGAACCTCTTGATTAGTAACCAGGGCACCATCAAGCTGTGTGACTTTGGCAGCTCCACCACCGTGTCGCATTACCCCGACTACAGCTGGTCGGCACAGAAGAGGTCCATGGTGGAGGatgag ATCACAAGGAACACCACTCCGGCGTACCGAACGCCAGAGATGATTGATCTCTACTCCAACTTCCCCATCAATGACAAACAGGACATCTGG GCGCTGGGGTGCATCCTCTACCTGCTGTGTTTCAAGCAGCACCCGTTCGAGGACGGGGCCAAGCTGCAAATCGTCAATGGAAAATACTCCATCCCTCAGAACGACGTCAAGTACACCGTGTACCACAACCTCATCC gTTCCATGTTGAAAGTGAACCCAGAGGAGCGTCTGTCCATTACAGAGTTGGTCAACCAGCTCCAGGAGATAGCAGCCGCACGCAACGTCAACCCCAAGTCCCCCATTACCGAG ctgctggagcagaaCGGAGGTTTCGGCAACAACGGAGCCCAGCCGCCCACGCAGATCCACAACGCGCAGAACAACTCAG GCACATACGACCCCGATCAGGCCGGCAGCGGGATCTTGGACATCTTAAGGGGAGGAACGGAGCGCTTCCTGACCAACATAAAGGACACTTCCTCTAAAGTCATCCAGTCAGTGGCCAG CAACCCGAG CTACGCCAAAGGGGACCTAGATATTTCGTACATCACCTCCAGAATAGCAG tcATGTCCTTTCCAGCAGAGGGGGTGGAGTCCGCGATCAAGAACAACATTGAGGACGTCCGTCTGTTCCTGGACTCGCGTCACGCCGGCCACTACGCCGTCTACAACCTCTCCAAGCGCTCCTACAGGCCGTCTCGATTCCACAACAGG gtttcaGAGTGCAACTGGCAAGTGCGCCGCGCCCCCAACCTCCGCAGCCTTTACAGTGTGTGTAAGAACATGCATTTGTGGCTCAAGCAAGACCAGCGGAACATCTGTATAGTACACTGTCTG GACGGCAGGGCGGCGTCGGCGGTGGCCGTTTGCTCCTTCCTGTGTTTCTGTCGCCTCTTCACCACAGCCGAGGCCGCCGTCTACATGTTCTCCATGAAGCGCTGCCCGCCGGGCATAGCGCCCTCACACAAGAG GTACATAGAGTACATGTGCGACATGATGGCAGAGGAGCCAATCGTCCCCCACAGCAAACCCATCATGGTTCGCTCCATCGCCATGACGCCCTTGCCGCTGTTCAACAAGCAGCGCAGCGGCTGCCGGCCGTTCTGCGAGGTTTACGTCGGGGACGAGAGAGTCCTCACCACGTCGCAGGAGTACGACAAGATGAG ggATTTCAAGATGGAGGACGGAAGAGCAGAGATTCCCCTCAATGTGACGGTCCAAGGAGATGTGCTGGTGGTGATCTACCATGCAAGATCTACACTGGGTGGACGCCTACAGGCCAAG ATGGCGTCAATGAAGATGTTTCAGATCCAGTTCCACACAGGTTTCGTCCCCCGAAACGCCACCACCGTCAAGTTTGCCAA GTACGACCTGGATGCCTGTGACATCCAGGAGAAGTACCCGGACCTGTTCCAGGTCACCTTGGACATCGAGGTGGAACCCAGAGACAGACCGAGCACCAAGACTCCTCCTTGGGAGGGCTTCCAAAACAAGGGCCTCAACCCCAAAATCCTCTTCTCGTCTCGCgatgagcagcaggaggtccTCAGCAAATTTG GTAAGCCAGAGTTGCCTCGTCAGCCAGCGTTTTATGACTCCGAGTCCCCCCAGCCGGCTCAGACCCCGGAGGGCTCCAATGCAACAGAACCAGAATCTCCTGGCAGCACCGATGGCAACGCCAACAACTTCTTCCAGACACTGGATTGGGAAG ATGTGAGTGGCCTTCAGGATTCCGCGGACAGTCAAGGAGGGGGATCGATGAATGACCCGGAGGACCTAAGTGACCAGTCAGAGGGAGAGTCCTACTCTTACTCCGCCCCCGGTGGGGAGCCGCTGTCACGTGACCCCAGCGAACCGCTGTTTGATGCTGACTTCCAG AGCACTCCACCTGCAGCCCAGGAGTCTCCTATCGGGGACACAGCTGACCTACTGGGGTTGAACTCTGACCCGTCGGTGTCgtcgacctcctcctcctctgcagctcatccaggaGTCCAGGCAGGAATCAAAGCTGCATCCAGCAACAGCGACCTCCTCAACGACCTGTTTgccccccctgctggtcagacgGCAGCAGCGCAGGAGGACTTGTTCTACG CCGCCGGCGACCTGTTTGACCCGTTTGGGATGGGGTCTGGCTCCGGTGCGGGCGTCACTGTGGGTTCCTCTCGACAGGCCTCCGGACCGGATCTGTTTGGAGACCTGTTGGGTTCTGACCGCTCTGCCCCCAGTAACCCTGCCCCTGCTTCCAACGCGAGTCTCTTCAACCTCA ATAAACCAGTGAACGATGCTCCTAAGATGACCTCATCAGCCAGCCAGCCGGACCTGCTGGGCGGGTGGGACAGCTGGGCAGCGAGCACCACCGCCAGCATGAGCGCCTCCGCCAGCAAACCCAGCTACACCAGCACAG CTTCGGGTGGTGCATCTATGTCCAAGGCCAAGTCTCAGACCTTTGACCCCTTTGCTGACCTGGGAAACCTGGGTTCCAACTTACCAG cttcCTCCAACGGGAATTTTTCGGAGCCAAAGGCCAAagctccgtcctcctccactaAAGCTCAAGCACAGCCCTGGCAGGCCGGAAGACCCGCCTCCGCCCAGAAAAAACCTTGGCTGCCCGGATCAGGACCCGGGACAGCGCCTAAAGCATCCTCTGCCTCTCAGGCTGCAGGTCCGCAGCACACGAAACCCAACTACAACCTCAACTTCTCCAGTGTCATCGGCGGGAGAGAGGACCGAGGGGTTCGGGGGCCTAGTTTCG GCGCCAAGCCGAAGGTAAAGGAGGATGATTTTGAGGACCTGCTGTCCACTCAGGGTTTTGCCTCCCGGCCGGATAGGAAGGGACCAAGAACCATCGCCGAAATGAGGAGACAGGAGATCACGAAGGACATCGATCCACTTAAATTGCAG ATCTTGGACTGGATTGAGGGGAAGGAGCGAAACATCCGAGCGCTGCTGTCCACTCTAAACACTGTGCTGTGGGAGGGGGAGACCCGCTGGAGGCCCGTGGGCATGGCCGACTTGGTGACTCCCGACCAGGTGAAGAAGTACTACAGGAAGGCCGTGCTGATAGTCCACCCGGATAAG GCGACGGGCCAACCTTACGAACATTACGCTAAGATGATCTTCATGGAATTGAACGACGCCTGGTCAGAGTTCGAGAACCAGGGTTCCAAAGCACTCTTCTAA